One window of the Pseudomonas sihuiensis genome contains the following:
- the betA gene encoding choline dehydrogenase, producing MTQEFDYIIIGAGSAGNVLATRLTEDADVSVLLLEAGGPDYRLDFRTQMPAALAFPLQGRRYNWAYETDPEPYMNNRRMECGRGKGLGGSSLINGMCYIRGNALDFDNWAKAKGLEDWTYHDCLPYFRKAESRDIGPNDYHGGDGPVSVTTPKAGNNPLFHAMVEAGVQAGYPRTDDLNGYQQEGFGPMDRTVTPEGRRASTARGYLDQARARPNLTIITHATTDRILFDGKRASGVSYLIGNANDATEARARREVLLCAGAIASPQILQRSGVGPAALLRELDIALVHELPGVGQNLQDHLEMYLQYACTQPVSLYPALKLLNQPGIGAQWLFAGNGIGASNQFEAGGFIRTRPEFAWPNIQFHFLPVAINYNGSNAVNEHGFQAHVGSMRSPSRGRIQLKSKDPRQHPSILFNYMSADQDWQEFRDGIRLTREIMAQPALDPYRGREISPGEHVQSDAELDAFIREHAETAFHPSCSCKMGEDDMAVVDGQGRVHGLQGLRVVDASIMPEIITGNLNATTIMIAEKIADRIRGRQPLPRSNAPYFVAGERPVRGTPLRSQQDRLVG from the coding sequence ATGACCCAGGAATTCGACTACATCATCATCGGCGCCGGTTCGGCCGGTAACGTCCTGGCCACCCGGCTGACCGAAGACGCAGACGTCAGCGTACTGCTGCTGGAAGCCGGCGGCCCCGACTACCGCCTCGACTTTCGTACCCAAATGCCTGCCGCCCTGGCCTTCCCGCTGCAGGGCCGGCGCTACAACTGGGCCTACGAGACCGACCCCGAGCCGTACATGAACAACCGCCGCATGGAATGCGGACGCGGCAAGGGCCTGGGCGGCTCATCCCTGATCAACGGCATGTGCTACATCCGCGGCAACGCCCTGGACTTCGACAACTGGGCCAAGGCCAAGGGCCTGGAGGACTGGACCTACCACGACTGCCTGCCCTATTTCCGCAAGGCGGAAAGCCGCGACATCGGCCCCAACGATTACCACGGCGGTGACGGCCCGGTCAGTGTGACCACGCCCAAGGCCGGTAACAACCCGTTGTTCCACGCCATGGTCGAGGCCGGCGTGCAGGCCGGCTATCCGCGCACCGATGATCTCAACGGCTATCAGCAGGAAGGCTTCGGCCCGATGGACCGCACCGTGACCCCGGAAGGCCGCCGCGCCAGCACCGCGCGTGGCTATCTGGACCAGGCACGGGCACGGCCGAACCTGACCATCATCACCCACGCCACCACCGACCGCATCCTCTTCGATGGCAAGCGCGCCAGTGGCGTCAGCTACCTGATCGGCAACGCCAACGATGCCACCGAAGCCCGTGCTCGCCGCGAAGTGCTGCTATGCGCCGGCGCCATCGCCTCGCCGCAGATCCTGCAGCGCTCCGGCGTCGGCCCCGCCGCGCTGCTGCGCGAGCTGGACATCGCGCTGGTACACGAACTGCCTGGCGTCGGCCAGAACCTGCAGGACCACCTGGAGATGTACCTGCAGTACGCCTGCACCCAGCCAGTGTCGCTGTACCCGGCACTCAAGCTGCTCAACCAGCCCGGCATCGGCGCGCAATGGCTGTTCGCCGGCAACGGTATCGGCGCCAGCAACCAGTTCGAGGCCGGCGGTTTCATCCGCACGCGCCCGGAGTTCGCCTGGCCCAATATCCAGTTCCACTTCCTGCCGGTGGCGATCAACTACAACGGCAGCAACGCGGTCAACGAGCATGGCTTCCAGGCTCACGTCGGCTCGATGCGCTCGCCCAGCCGCGGGCGTATCCAGCTCAAGTCGAAAGACCCGCGCCAGCACCCGAGCATCCTCTTCAACTACATGAGCGCCGATCAGGACTGGCAGGAATTCCGCGACGGCATACGCCTGACCCGCGAGATCATGGCGCAGCCGGCACTCGATCCTTACCGTGGGCGTGAAATCAGTCCTGGCGAGCATGTGCAGAGCGACGCCGAGCTGGATGCCTTCATTCGCGAGCATGCGGAAACGGCTTTCCACCCGTCCTGCTCGTGCAAGATGGGCGAGGACGACATGGCGGTGGTCGATGGTCAGGGCCGCGTGCACGGCCTGCAGGGCTTGCGCGTAGTGGATGCGTCGATCATGCCGGAGATCATCACCGGCAACCTCAACGCCACCACCATCATGATCGCCGAGAAGATCGCGGATCGGATTCGCGGGCGCCAGCCATTGCCGCGCAGCAATGCGCCCTATTTCGTCGCGGGCGAACGCCCGGTGCGTGGTACGCCGCTGCGCAGCCAGCAAGACAGGTTAGTCGGGTAA
- the betB gene encoding betaine-aldehyde dehydrogenase yields MPRFAEQQLYIGGQYVAASSGETFDSINPATGEVLAKVQRASQADVDRAVASAAEGQKVWAAMSAMQRSRILRKAVDILRARNDELAELETLDTGKPLSETRYVDIVTGADVLEYYAGLIPAIEGEQIPLRETSFVYTRREPLGVVAGIGAWNYPIQIALWKSAPALAAGNAMIFKPSEVTSLTALKLAEIYTEAGLPAGVFNVLTGSGREVGQWLTEHPGIEKISFTGGTVTGKKVMASASSSSLKEVTMELGGKSPLIVFEDADLDRAADIAVMANFYSSGQVCTNGTRVFVPRMLQARFEAKVLERVKRIRLGDPLDDATNFGPLVSYAHMDSVLGYIEKGRSEGARLLIGGARVSDGEYAKGAYVAPTVFTDCRDDMTIVREEIFGPVMSILIYDSEEEVIRRANDTDYGLAAGVVTRDLNRAHRVIHKLEAGICWINTWGESPAEMPVGGYKQSGVGRENGLVTLGHYTRIKSVQVELGGYSSVF; encoded by the coding sequence ATGCCCCGTTTCGCCGAACAGCAGCTCTACATCGGTGGCCAGTACGTCGCCGCCAGCAGTGGAGAAACCTTCGACAGCATCAATCCGGCCACCGGAGAGGTGCTGGCCAAGGTGCAACGCGCCAGCCAGGCCGACGTTGACCGGGCCGTGGCCAGCGCAGCCGAAGGGCAGAAGGTGTGGGCGGCGATGAGCGCCATGCAGCGCTCGCGCATCCTGCGCAAGGCGGTGGACATCCTCCGTGCGCGCAACGATGAACTGGCTGAACTGGAGACCCTCGACACCGGCAAGCCACTGTCCGAAACCCGCTACGTCGACATCGTCACCGGCGCCGACGTGCTGGAGTACTACGCCGGCCTGATCCCGGCCATCGAGGGCGAGCAGATCCCGCTGCGCGAAACCTCTTTCGTCTACACCCGCCGCGAGCCGCTGGGCGTGGTCGCCGGCATCGGCGCCTGGAATTACCCGATCCAGATCGCCCTGTGGAAATCCGCCCCGGCCCTGGCCGCCGGCAACGCGATGATCTTCAAGCCCAGCGAAGTCACCTCGCTGACCGCGCTGAAACTGGCCGAGATCTACACCGAGGCCGGCCTGCCAGCAGGCGTGTTCAACGTGCTCACTGGCAGCGGTCGCGAAGTCGGCCAGTGGCTGACCGAACACCCAGGCATCGAGAAGATTTCCTTCACCGGCGGCACCGTCACCGGCAAGAAGGTCATGGCCAGCGCCTCCAGCTCCAGCCTCAAGGAAGTGACCATGGAGCTGGGCGGCAAGTCGCCGCTGATCGTCTTCGAGGACGCCGACCTCGACCGCGCCGCCGACATCGCGGTGATGGCCAACTTCTACAGCTCCGGCCAGGTGTGCACCAACGGCACCCGCGTGTTCGTGCCGCGCATGTTGCAGGCGCGCTTCGAGGCCAAGGTGCTGGAGCGAGTCAAACGCATCCGCCTCGGCGATCCGCTGGATGACGCCACCAATTTCGGCCCGCTGGTGAGCTACGCGCACATGGACAGCGTGCTCGGCTACATCGAGAAGGGCCGCAGCGAGGGTGCACGCCTGCTGATCGGCGGCGCGCGCGTCAGCGACGGTGAGTACGCCAAGGGCGCCTACGTCGCGCCGACCGTATTCACCGACTGCCGGGACGACATGACCATCGTGCGCGAGGAAATCTTCGGCCCGGTGATGAGCATCCTCATCTATGACAGCGAAGAGGAAGTGATCCGCCGCGCCAACGACACCGACTACGGCCTGGCCGCAGGCGTGGTGACGCGCGACCTCAACCGCGCACACCGGGTGATCCACAAGCTGGAAGCCGGCATCTGCTGGATCAACACCTGGGGCGAGTCGCCAGCCGAAATGCCGGTTGGCGGCTACAAGCAGTCCGGTGTCGGCCGCGAGAACGGCCTGGTCACCCTCGGCCACTACACCCGCATCAAGTCGGTGCAGGTCGAACTCGGCGGCTACAGCTCGGTGTTCTAA
- the betI gene encoding transcriptional regulator BetI, giving the protein MPKVGMQPIRRSQLIAATLEAVDQVGMADASIAYIARLAGVSNGIISHYFNDKNGLLEATMRHLMQALSDAVGARRRALREDSPRAHLKAMIDGNFDDSQVSGPAMKTWLAFWASSMHQPALRRLQRVNDHRLYSNLCGQFHRVLPQDQARFAARGLASLIDGLWLRGALSGEAFDTEQARRIAYDYLDLQLNKAR; this is encoded by the coding sequence ATGCCCAAGGTCGGCATGCAGCCCATTCGTCGTTCGCAGTTGATTGCCGCCACCCTGGAAGCCGTCGACCAGGTTGGTATGGCCGATGCCAGCATCGCCTATATCGCCCGCCTGGCCGGGGTCTCCAATGGCATCATCAGCCACTACTTCAACGACAAGAACGGCCTGCTCGAAGCCACCATGCGTCACCTGATGCAGGCGCTCAGCGATGCGGTGGGCGCACGCCGTCGCGCACTGCGCGAGGACAGCCCGCGTGCCCATCTGAAGGCGATGATCGACGGCAACTTCGACGACAGCCAGGTCAGCGGTCCAGCGATGAAGACCTGGCTGGCGTTCTGGGCCAGCAGCATGCACCAGCCTGCCCTGCGCCGCCTGCAGCGGGTCAACGACCACCGTCTCTATTCCAACCTGTGCGGCCAGTTCCATCGCGTGCTACCGCAAGATCAGGCACGCTTCGCCGCCCGCGGCCTGGCCTCGCTGATCGACGGCCTGTGGCTGCGCGGCGCACTGTCCGGCGAAGCCTTCGACACCGAACAGGCACGCCGCATCGCCTACGACTACCTCGACCTGCAGTTGAACAAAGCCCGCTAG
- a CDS encoding glycine betaine ABC transporter substrate-binding protein, with protein MRVFKHLCLGAAALAIGMGSALAADKPTLKIGYVNGWDDSVAVTHVAGEILQSKLGYTVELKPVEPAIMWQGVARGDLDATLSAWLPATHGEYFEKLKDKVEILGTNYSGAKIGLIVPDYVEAKTIEDLEKYAKDFDGKITGIDAGAGVMRRTEDAIKEYNLASIKLMPSSGPAMATALTRAEKAQKPIVVTGWIPHWMFAKWKLRFLEDPKKVFGDDERVDTVANPELKGKAADAAAFLSKISWSGEEVGAVMLAIREGAKPDQAAKDWIAANPERVESWLK; from the coding sequence ATGCGCGTTTTCAAACACCTCTGCCTCGGCGCTGCCGCCCTGGCCATCGGCATGGGCAGCGCCCTGGCCGCCGACAAACCTACCCTGAAGATCGGCTACGTCAACGGCTGGGACGACAGCGTCGCCGTCACCCATGTCGCCGGTGAAATCCTGCAAAGCAAACTCGGCTACACGGTCGAACTGAAGCCGGTCGAACCCGCCATCATGTGGCAAGGCGTGGCCCGTGGCGACCTCGATGCCACCCTCTCCGCCTGGCTGCCGGCCACTCATGGCGAGTACTTCGAGAAGCTCAAGGACAAGGTGGAAATCCTCGGTACCAACTACTCCGGCGCCAAGATCGGCCTGATCGTGCCGGACTACGTCGAAGCCAAGACCATCGAGGATCTGGAGAAATACGCCAAGGACTTCGACGGCAAGATCACCGGCATCGACGCCGGTGCCGGCGTAATGCGCCGCACCGAAGACGCCATCAAGGAATACAACCTGGCCAGCATCAAGCTGATGCCGAGCTCGGGCCCGGCCATGGCCACCGCCCTGACCCGCGCCGAGAAAGCGCAGAAGCCGATCGTGGTCACCGGCTGGATTCCGCACTGGATGTTCGCCAAGTGGAAACTGCGCTTCCTCGAAGATCCGAAGAAAGTCTTCGGCGACGACGAGCGTGTAGACACCGTGGCCAATCCTGAGCTGAAGGGCAAGGCCGCCGACGCTGCCGCCTTCCTCAGCAAGATTTCCTGGAGCGGTGAAGAAGTCGGCGCGGTGATGCTGGCCATCCGCGAAGGCGCCAAGCCGGACCAGGCCGCCAAGGACTGGATCGCTGCCAACCCGGAGCGCGTGGAAAGCTGGCTGAAGTAA
- a CDS encoding choline ABC transporter substrate-binding protein: protein MKMIKTTAAIGLLSCALMQGAMAAEPASCKQVRFAEIGWADIAATTGVAMTLVEGLGYQPRKIMASVPIAFTGVKSGQVDVFLGYWAPSMDAVIEPFLKDDGVKVLPKANLEGAKYTLAVPTYAAEAGLKSFQDIAKFKDQLGGKIYGIEPGNDGNLLIDGMIKNNQFDLGGFRMVESSEAGMLVQVSRAIKKKEPVVFLGWAPHPMNTQHDITYLSGGDDVFGPDYGAAKVYTVVPPDYEARCANVGKLLNNLQFTVDIESQLMEKVLEKENPQNVAKEWIKANPAILDQWLSGVTTFDGQDGVAAVKKHVGL from the coding sequence ATGAAAATGATCAAGACCACTGCCGCCATCGGCCTGCTGTCCTGCGCACTGATGCAGGGCGCCATGGCCGCGGAGCCGGCGAGCTGCAAGCAGGTGCGTTTCGCCGAGATTGGCTGGGCCGACATCGCCGCCACCACGGGTGTGGCCATGACCCTGGTTGAAGGTCTGGGCTACCAGCCGCGCAAGATCATGGCCTCGGTACCCATCGCCTTCACCGGCGTGAAGAGCGGCCAGGTCGATGTGTTCCTCGGCTATTGGGCGCCGTCGATGGACGCGGTGATCGAGCCATTCCTCAAGGACGATGGCGTCAAGGTACTGCCCAAGGCCAACCTCGAGGGTGCCAAGTACACCCTGGCCGTGCCGACCTACGCGGCCGAAGCCGGCCTGAAGAGCTTCCAGGACATCGCCAAGTTCAAGGATCAGCTGGGCGGCAAGATCTACGGCATCGAGCCGGGTAACGATGGCAACCTGCTGATCGACGGCATGATCAAGAACAACCAGTTCGACCTCGGCGGCTTCCGCATGGTCGAGTCCAGCGAAGCCGGCATGCTGGTGCAGGTATCGCGGGCAATCAAGAAGAAAGAGCCGGTGGTTTTCCTCGGCTGGGCGCCGCACCCGATGAATACTCAGCACGACATCACCTACCTGTCCGGTGGTGACGACGTGTTCGGCCCTGACTACGGTGCGGCCAAGGTCTACACCGTGGTACCGCCGGATTACGAGGCGCGCTGCGCCAACGTCGGCAAGCTGCTGAACAACCTGCAGTTCACCGTCGATATCGAAAGCCAGCTGATGGAAAAGGTGCTGGAGAAGGAAAACCCGCAGAACGTCGCCAAGGAGTGGATCAAGGCCAACCCGGCGATCCTCGACCAGTGGCTGAGCGGCGTGACCACCTTTGACGGTCAGGACGGCGTTGCCGCCGTGAAGAAACACGTCGGGCTGTAA
- a CDS encoding ABC transporter permease, which yields MSDKKLDLGSWVNDVVQHLLDNYSGAFDSIGKLVSGFSEGIEALLMLPPAWLLIAIFVALGLWRIGARFAVFTAVAFILIVMTGFWEQTVVTLGLTFSSTLISLLLGIPLGIWAAKSERVATIIRPILDFMQTMPAFVYLIPAAMLFGLGRVPGIIATVIFAMPPAVRLTSLGIRQVNKEIVEAGQSFGCTSRQLLFKVQLPNAMPSIMAGVNQTIMMALSMVIIASMVGAGGLGNDVLASIQRLDIGLGFESGMAVVLLAIILDRITESFGTKQTARGGIFAWFSGKLQRQ from the coding sequence ATGAGTGACAAGAAACTCGACCTGGGTAGCTGGGTCAACGACGTCGTCCAGCACCTGCTGGACAACTACAGCGGCGCCTTCGACAGCATCGGCAAACTGGTCAGCGGTTTCTCCGAAGGCATCGAAGCCTTGCTCATGCTGCCGCCGGCCTGGCTGCTGATCGCCATCTTCGTCGCCCTCGGTCTGTGGCGCATCGGCGCACGCTTCGCGGTATTCACCGCCGTGGCGTTCATCCTGATCGTCATGACCGGGTTCTGGGAACAGACCGTGGTCACCCTCGGCCTGACCTTCTCCTCGACGTTGATCAGCCTGCTGCTGGGCATCCCGCTGGGCATCTGGGCCGCCAAGAGCGAGCGCGTGGCGACCATCATCCGGCCGATCCTCGACTTCATGCAGACCATGCCGGCGTTCGTCTACCTGATTCCGGCGGCCATGCTCTTCGGCCTTGGCCGCGTGCCCGGCATCATCGCCACGGTGATCTTCGCCATGCCGCCGGCGGTGCGCCTGACCAGCCTGGGCATTCGCCAGGTGAACAAGGAAATCGTCGAGGCCGGCCAGTCCTTCGGCTGCACCAGCCGCCAGCTGCTGTTCAAGGTACAACTGCCCAACGCCATGCCGTCGATCATGGCCGGGGTCAACCAGACCATCATGATGGCCCTGTCGATGGTGATCATCGCCTCGATGGTCGGCGCCGGTGGCCTGGGTAACGATGTACTGGCGAGTATCCAGCGCCTGGACATCGGGCTAGGCTTCGAAAGCGGCATGGCCGTGGTGCTGCTGGCGATCATTCTCGACCGCATCACTGAAAGCTTCGGCACCAAGCAGACCGCCCGCGGCGGCATCTTTGCCTGGTTCAGCGGCAAGCTGCAGCGCCAGTAA
- a CDS encoding quaternary amine ABC transporter ATP-binding protein gives MQSGKIVVEHLYKVFGPNPQEAIDLLKEGWSKERILAEKGAVIGVSDVSFSVEEGEIFVLMGLSGSGKSTLIRLINRLVEPSAGDVYIDGQNVAKLPQSQLIDLRRRDMSMVFQSFALMPSRSVLDNAAFGLEVAGTGRKEREKRAMEVLKQVGLDTFAHKYPHELSGGMQQRVGLARALTVNPSMIIMDEAFSALDPLKRREMQDVLLELQKTHRRTIIFVSHDIEEAMRIGTRIGIMEGGKLIQVGTPQELIEKPANEYVRNFFDTVDTSRYLTAGQLKADSVPTYVHNGRAPDAAKICKELQALDKHYAFIVDEDNHFQGSISLEKIALMVDGDEPRPLEADALKQVVPVPEDMPLEHVITRLVDNEGPIPVVDAEGHYCGAISKGRLLTRLQGESHE, from the coding sequence ATGCAGTCTGGAAAGATCGTGGTCGAACACCTGTACAAGGTTTTCGGCCCCAACCCACAAGAAGCCATCGACCTGCTCAAGGAAGGCTGGAGCAAGGAGAGGATTCTGGCCGAGAAAGGCGCCGTGATCGGCGTCAGCGATGTGTCGTTCAGTGTCGAAGAGGGCGAGATCTTCGTCCTCATGGGCCTGTCCGGCTCTGGCAAATCCACCCTGATCCGTCTGATCAACCGCCTGGTCGAACCCAGCGCCGGTGACGTCTACATCGATGGCCAGAACGTGGCCAAGCTGCCGCAATCGCAACTGATCGACCTGCGCCGGCGCGACATGAGTATGGTCTTCCAGTCCTTCGCCCTGATGCCTTCGCGCAGCGTGCTGGATAACGCGGCCTTCGGCCTGGAAGTGGCCGGCACCGGCCGCAAGGAGCGCGAGAAGCGTGCCATGGAAGTGCTCAAGCAGGTTGGCCTGGACACCTTCGCTCACAAGTACCCACACGAACTCTCCGGCGGCATGCAGCAACGTGTAGGCCTGGCCCGCGCGCTGACGGTCAACCCGTCGATGATCATCATGGACGAGGCGTTCTCCGCCCTCGACCCGCTCAAGCGCCGCGAGATGCAGGACGTGCTGCTGGAGCTGCAGAAGACCCATCGCCGCACCATCATCTTCGTCTCCCACGACATCGAAGAAGCCATGCGCATCGGTACCCGCATCGGCATCATGGAAGGCGGCAAGCTGATCCAGGTCGGCACCCCGCAGGAACTGATCGAGAAGCCGGCCAACGAGTACGTGCGCAACTTCTTCGACACCGTCGACACCAGCCGCTACCTCACCGCCGGCCAGCTCAAGGCCGACAGCGTGCCGACCTACGTGCACAACGGCAGGGCGCCGGACGCGGCGAAGATCTGCAAGGAACTGCAGGCGCTGGACAAGCACTACGCGTTCATCGTCGACGAGGACAACCATTTCCAGGGCTCCATCAGCCTGGAGAAGATCGCCCTGATGGTCGACGGCGACGAGCCCAGACCACTCGAAGCGGATGCGCTCAAGCAGGTGGTGCCGGTACCCGAGGACATGCCGCTGGAACACGTCATCACCCGCCTGGTGGACAACGAAGGTCCGATCCCGGTGGTGGACGCCGAAGGCCATTACTGCGGCGCTATCAGCAAGGGCCGTCTGCTGACCCGACTGCAGGGGGAATCCCATGAGTGA
- a CDS encoding ABC transporter substrate-binding protein: MNRFARWLLVIALTSSTALHATEAERCELVRLSDVGWTDITMTTAVARLILGEIGYRTQIRRLSLPDTYRGLSEGQLDVFLGNWMPAQSELVQPHLDSGRIEKLHTNLPTVRYTLAVLTPGYEGGLKDFADIHRFKDELGGQIFGIEPGNEGNEMVKGMIRDNTFGLAGFSLVESSESGMLNHVERAQRLGKWAVFLGWEPHPMNERLKMNYLAGGDDYFGPNYGAAQVNTVARGGLSAQCPNLARLFRNMTFTISAENQLMSAVLEGNTNRRRVAKQWIEDNPQMITAWLEGVTRYQGGPVSKVFDVSLAGND; the protein is encoded by the coding sequence ATGAACAGATTTGCTCGCTGGCTGCTGGTGATCGCCCTCACCTCCTCCACCGCCCTGCACGCCACAGAAGCCGAGCGCTGCGAGCTGGTGCGCCTGAGCGATGTCGGCTGGACCGACATCACCATGACCACCGCCGTTGCCCGTCTGATACTGGGCGAGATCGGCTATCGCACGCAGATACGCCGCCTGTCGTTGCCCGACACTTACCGCGGATTGTCCGAAGGACAGTTGGACGTGTTCCTGGGCAACTGGATGCCGGCCCAGAGTGAACTGGTACAGCCTCACCTGGACAGCGGCAGGATCGAGAAGCTGCACACCAACCTGCCGACAGTGCGTTACACCCTGGCGGTACTGACGCCAGGCTACGAGGGCGGACTGAAGGATTTCGCCGACATCCATCGCTTCAAGGACGAACTCGGTGGGCAGATCTTCGGCATCGAACCGGGCAACGAAGGCAACGAGATGGTCAAGGGCATGATTCGCGACAACACCTTCGGTCTGGCAGGTTTCAGCCTGGTCGAGTCGAGTGAAAGTGGCATGCTCAACCACGTCGAGCGTGCTCAACGCCTGGGCAAATGGGCGGTATTTCTCGGTTGGGAACCGCACCCGATGAACGAACGTCTGAAGATGAACTATCTGGCCGGTGGTGATGATTATTTCGGCCCCAATTACGGAGCGGCGCAGGTCAACACAGTGGCACGCGGCGGATTGAGCGCGCAGTGTCCCAACCTGGCTCGGCTTTTCCGCAATATGACCTTCACCATCAGCGCAGAAAACCAGTTGATGAGCGCCGTACTGGAAGGCAATACCAACCGCCGCCGCGTGGCCAAGCAGTGGATCGAAGACAACCCACAGATGATTACGGCCTGGCTGGAAGGCGTGACCCGCTATCAAGGTGGCCCTGTCAGTAAAGTGTTCGACGTATCACTAGCAGGAAATGACTGA
- the gbdR gene encoding choline metabolism transcriptional regulator GbdR has translation MSQFSQGAQPQNRVAQSIGFLLLDNFTLISLASAVEPLRMANQLSGKELFRWHTLTHDGLPVCASDGLQITPDAAMQSAPALDAVIVCGGVDIQHSVKREHVSWLQLQARQGRLLGAVCTGSWALAKAGLLDGYDCSVHWECLASMQEAFPRAAITTRLFSIDRNRHTSSGGTAPMDMMLHLIGQQHGRELAAGISEMFIYERIRNEQDHQRVPLKHMLGSNQPKLQEIVALMEANLEEPIDLDELACFVDISRRQLERLFQKYLHCSPSRYYLKLRLIRARQLLKQTSMSIIEVASVCGFVSTPHFSKCYREYFGIPPRDERAGQQGNNLVMLLPIPEHQVNSSAVLALNRAQGESTFASVRI, from the coding sequence ATGTCGCAGTTCAGCCAAGGGGCGCAACCCCAGAACCGTGTCGCCCAGTCCATCGGCTTCCTGCTCCTGGACAACTTCACCCTGATTTCCCTGGCTTCGGCGGTAGAGCCCCTGCGCATGGCCAACCAGCTTTCCGGCAAGGAGCTGTTTCGCTGGCATACCCTGACTCATGATGGCCTGCCGGTCTGCGCCAGTGATGGCTTGCAGATCACTCCAGACGCTGCCATGCAAAGTGCTCCGGCGTTGGATGCGGTGATCGTCTGTGGTGGCGTGGATATTCAGCACAGCGTCAAGCGTGAGCATGTCAGTTGGCTGCAGTTGCAGGCGCGCCAGGGGCGCCTGCTCGGTGCGGTGTGCACCGGCAGCTGGGCGCTGGCCAAGGCCGGTCTGCTCGATGGCTACGACTGCAGCGTGCACTGGGAGTGCCTGGCCTCGATGCAGGAGGCCTTCCCGCGTGCGGCCATCACCACTCGCCTGTTCTCCATCGACCGCAATCGCCACACCTCCTCTGGCGGTACCGCGCCGATGGACATGATGCTGCACCTGATCGGCCAGCAGCATGGCCGCGAACTGGCCGCCGGCATCTCCGAGATGTTCATCTACGAGCGCATTCGCAACGAGCAGGATCACCAGCGTGTGCCGCTCAAGCACATGCTCGGCAGCAACCAGCCGAAGCTGCAGGAAATCGTCGCGCTGATGGAGGCCAACCTCGAGGAGCCGATCGATCTCGACGAGCTGGCCTGCTTCGTCGACATCTCCCGTCGCCAGCTCGAGCGCCTGTTCCAGAAGTACCTGCACTGCTCGCCGTCGCGCTACTACCTCAAGCTGCGCCTGATCCGCGCCCGTCAGCTGCTCAAGCAGACCAGCATGTCGATCATCGAGGTGGCGTCGGTTTGCGGTTTCGTCTCCACCCCGCATTTCTCCAAGTGCTACCGCGAGTACTTTGGCATTCCGCCACGCGACGAGCGCGCCGGTCAGCAGGGCAACAACCTGGTGATGTTGCTGCCGATCCCCGAGCATCAGGTCAATTCCAGCGCGGTGCTGGCGCTCAACCGTGCCCAGGGCGAGTCGACCTTCGCCAGCGTACGCATCTGA